Part of the Vigna unguiculata cultivar IT97K-499-35 chromosome 3, ASM411807v1, whole genome shotgun sequence genome, TCCTCAAGACGGAATCGCAGAAATGCCGGCCGCGTGATTGTCCACCGGTCTTGGAGGAGTTTATCCCTTTGAAGAAAGAACGTGATCAGAATGAAGGAAATAACTATAATCATAATGACATGGATAACGAATGCAGAGATAAGAAGAATTGGTTGAGTTCGGTTCAGCTTTGGAATAACAGTACTACTAATAACAATGCATCTGATCGGAAACAACACCACCAACAACAACTtcataaattagaaaataaggTAGAACGACTAAAACACACGAAAACCTCGATGCAGTTAGTTCTGTTGTATTGTTTGTACTTCTAGTGTTGTTGCTTTTCCCATCACAATTTGAGCGGAGATCACCTAATTAAACTTGGATATATTTATGAGGATGCTGAGATTTTTGAcataaaaatggaaagaaagTAATACGTGGATGCacagagtttttttttttttttttgctgatTATACTTGTTCAAGCAAACAGGGAGTAATGCTAAAGAGTGATTTTTTTGTTGGTGATGACAGAAAATTGAAGAGGGGCAATCTGTTGGTGAGGATCCTTTTCAGTCGTGCAGCAATAGAAATGGAGGAAGAAGGGCTTTTATGCCTTTCTCCAGGtactcttcttcttcatcttctgtGCCGGTGGCAACAGCGGGACTGGGTGCTGCAACCaaagaagagaaggaagagagtGTTATGAATAGGCTTTCTCTTCAGACCCCTTCTGTGAAAGAGGGGTGTGGTTCAAGGGGATCCAGAAGCAGTTCCAACAGGGctgtttcttcttctcctcctacGGTGCACCCCAGTTTGAGGGCATCATCGCTTCAGCAGACTGCCAGGAAACAGAGGAGATGCTGGTCCCCTGAATTGCACAGACGATTTGTTAATGCTTTGCAGAAACTAGGAGGTTCTCAAGGTAAGaagttgattttttatttgtttgttgtttattCAATCTTGGtatgaaattgaattttgatCTATGTATATTTCACTTTCTTAATCTAGAAATGTCATGTTACTTTATGTTTCTGATACCgattttcataataaaagactcaatttttaatcaattcaGATACAATAGGTCAGTAGAAAAGTCCAAGAATTGATGCTGGAATTTGTTGAAATTATAGATGTTGGTTGAAGTTAGGTAGTGTTTGTTCCGTTAGTTCACGTGTAAAGTTGTTACTTAAAGTTAGATGAGGAGACAGATGGCATAGGAGTTTACAAATGTCGTATTATCTGTCAATCAGCAGGTTCATTAggccaaaactaaaatattgaTCTCAGAAAACACGGATTTGAAAGGGCATGTTATACTGAACGTTGCTTGGTTCATTTGTTCTGTCAATTGCAGCAGCAACACCAAAGCAAATTAGAGAGCTGATGCAGGTTGATGGCCTGACGAACGATGAAGTGAAAAGCCACTTACAAGTGAGTTTTTAGCAAAGATTTTTGATGTGTGATGGAGTTTGGATTGGGATTGATGATTGGTTATGTATGATTGCAGAAATACAGACTTCATACGCGGAGAGTTCCAGCAGGAAGTGGTAATCAGCCAGTTGTAGTTCTTGGAGGTTTGTGGATGTCTCAAGATCAGTACAACGACTCCTCAAAAGTTAGCAGTTCAGGGTCAGGTTCTCCTCAAAGTCCCCTTCATTTGACTGCAGGGTCTCGAGGAGGAACGTCCCCAACGGAAGGTGACAGCAtggaagatgatgaagatgcAAGATCCGAGAGTTATAGTTGGAAAAGTCATATGCACAAACCTGGAAAAGTTGATGTATAGGATACTACTCTCCACCATGAATTTTGCAGATAAAAGTATACATGGGAGGAGTTTTACGACTACATAAGAATAATACATGATACATATAAAAGAGGGTAAACGAAAAGAGGCTGTTGGAGTTTCTGAAGGTTTAGCTTGCCTTCTATACTGCGTGAGTTTTTCATATGAGACTCCCAATTAAAATATCCTTTCCCTTCACTTTCAGAAGCTGGGCATTTTTTCCATACATTAaaattctttcatttctttcttttgtcaCGAGAACTCTCTGACGCACCGCAAGAAATTAATCAGTCCAATATTTAGATGGGTCTCTGCAAGTTTGTTGGCTGGAACATTGGCTTCTCAACTCACTCGAATGTTTCTTTCTCATACTTTTATTTGCACAAATATTTCACTTCACAAATTCAGAGATATACTTTTAACAATCATTCCTTTTCTCCTCGTACATTCTTTTCTCTCGCATCAGCTAGTTCTGTGCAGAAAACTGGACCATAATTGTCTCTGCCATTTCAATATTGTGCTCTGGCTGTCACTGCACTGTGTCAAATCAGTACAGCCCCTTCTAAAAGCAAATTTTATTTCTCGCTGTCTTTCTTGGGTTTGAGAAACTGCGGCTGaaagatatgtttttttttttttccaataatcttttatgtaaaaaatattataacagtaaaaaaatttataattccaAATAACGATTTCgaaattaactttatttaaactataaaatCCATTTACTTTACAaaatgcaattttttatttttcttaaaatgaattttaaagcTTTTGAAAAAGAACTTCAGTACAAAGGTAGAATTGCATGAACTGATTTTGAtgacagaaaatatgattatttcttaaaataaataagcagCCGCACCCTGTATAAGAATTACATATTTTTGGTATAAAATATGAACGcgaaagaaaaataatcaagACCCTCgtattattgaaagaaaaaaattgaacgaTGCAAActaattatgaaaaatacatgaaagtaatttgatttgaaaataactTCATTTAATCTTCACTCATACTTATTACATTGTTTACTcgttaaagaaaatattttcttaaagatttttatgaaaaataattcatactgaataatataaaatttttggaaaAGATAAGTAAGTAGTAGTTACTCTTTAACTGTACCGAATCACcgaattgtaaaataaaattacttttcgAGCAACGATATTTAActacttttaaatttgaaaataaaaagtattaacgTTTGATTCCaattcttaaatataaataaaacactCCTCTTGAGGTGCAAATATTATGTTTATCCTCATTTGATGGTTTTTTGATTTATGTTATGGTTGTTTCTCATGACTTTATTTTCGTCAAACATATTAAAGTATTCTAATTCGGCAGGcaataaataactttttcctATGGTCAAAATATGAAGGTTTTTTCTCAAATATAATTTCTTCCACTCAAATAAATCTTGGAATCAAACTTAACATATAACATTGGAAAATGTCAAATAATTCAACCCAAACCAGCAAACGTTAATGTGAATTATCTAGTTAATGataaagtaacaaaaaaataataaaactaaatctatgtaaagtattaaaaattataagaacttAGCATATTCTGAGGTGAATTCGTATAAAAAACCTTGAAGATACGACTGCCTTTGATgcatgcataaaaaaaaaaggtttttctttcacaatgcatggataagttgttattattatttttttaattttgtttaatgttttaattaatttttcttttccgTTGTCGATTTATCTTAACAGAGACTAATTTTGGTCATAACATGATGATTATGATGATTGATTATTCGACTAGTTTTCACGTTCCTATCTAATCAaatttgtttcatgttttagTTTTAGCATATCAAACCTACCCAATgtaccaaaaagaaaaaaaatcaaagcaaCACGTGTCAAACTCTAAGAACTGTTTCCTAATTTGTTGTGTTCCTTCTTCATTCATTATTGGATTAGCTATGATAAATATTGAGCCGTTCAATTTGCATCTCCCTAAGTCATCTTATcttgtaaaattatttcatgTCATTATCTCCGAAGATACTATATCCAACCTCATTAATGATGGGttgttcttatatttaatttaataacaactttaataatttaaaacaggTTCATAAATAGTGTCTCCAAATTcttcctaataataataataataattaatatttctcATTGATAAAAACTGTTGGTTAAAGAAGtacattaagttttaaattGCGTTTGATTGCAATCAGTATTTTAATTAGTCAAAGGCTTGAACTTGAAACCTCATTTTGTCCTTTTACCTAACCCTAGTATCCCACATGGGAGAAAATAAAAACGTCAGCTATTAATGTTTATCAATTATGAAGGATATAGGTTCATGCATGCCAAAAGAGTCACTTTCagaaacaaaattatagtgGAGAATCTCGCTAACAAAATAATGAAGGAGCCCACAGTGATATTCATTCATAATTATGGTGTGCATTGGGTGTTTGGTGAAATGCGTGAGTGAAAATGATAGAATCCCCTTCGTTATCTTTACACCTTCTAAACCAGGTTCAGCTTATCCAACCAACTAcaccataattttaaatatatctgCTTCATTTcaaaacacatttttatcacatCGATATGAATCACACAACATCATTACCTTGTccttttgtttccttttttccttgtatcaacaaaaatatctacctcaatcaaaattttgattctcaaaaaaagaaaaaatatctattcattttttcCTCTATATCTCTCTATTCACATATAAAGGTTTAGAAGTTATGCAATATGATGGTCTCACTGGTGCTGATAGTTAATGACATTGTTATTTTATCCCAAATGACcgtaatactttttttatatctCACTATTTAAGAGACCAATATTTCTCtatgtataataattttgtatttgattttttttatgattgtaCACATTTTAATATACCCATTTTATGTCACTTCTGCTTTTTTATGTCATAAAGTATAATTCAATGATAGtacaataattatttgtttgaaCTTTTATGCATTttgtgattatatatattttgcatttttaaaaACCTAACTTGCATTGTGTTACATctcagtttttattttattttacaatactGATTCCAAATATTTCATCTGTAAAACATGTGATGatataaaaaatcatcaacTTTTACCcaaaagttattttagtttCCCATTATTTCCAACCAAAGTTTACTATTATATATCCCATATGCCTTACACCCGTTCACGTGAAAAGTTTCAATTTCTCtctccaaaactaaaatttaaagtcATCTAATTAGATTTCAGAAAATCTTAACAATATTCTCTTGTAGACAAAGTGAAAAAAAGATGCATATGATGACTAGGGTTAGTTTATTGCATTAATATGAAGAATGGCCAATCACATGGAAGATAATATGCAAGAATATATCTGGTGTGGTGTGGTGTGGTGTGGTCCTACAAGAGAAAAAAGGCTTGTTGAGAAAGATTCTGTGTATGAAAGAAGGAAATGGCAGGAAGAGTCCACACGGCCAGATGCGTTTGGCGAAAGGCCAACCACCACCCACCAATacacaataaattttatatattcattttttgaCCTAATTTGCTTCTCTTGTTTCTGTCCCTCTCTGCAATTTCCTCAGAATCTTCTGAATGTGATGGAACATGAACAGGAGACAAATTTCTTCATAAGCCTCCTTTTGtgtaatcattttttaatctcAAATCCATTGCTCTCACTCTGGGACTTCTTTTTAAAATCTTGTTCAGATTTTATTCCTTCTAACTACAggtttttattcaatattttaaaatcttccTGACTGAATTATTAAACTtgtgcaatttattttattaaatgttaaatcaaatttttggcttaatttaatttcatcttttgcCCTCCGATTTCAAAAAATGTAGTGGATCCGAGGTTTTTCTTGTGCATTTCAACTTTAAACTCACACAATTTCTTGAATTGTTGTCTAAGGTTATCGTCAATTGATAATTTAACAATACTTAGAATTACCTTAGCATTCTAATGTTGATATGCAGTACTAATATTGTTGTTGACATGACACTTGCaccttttgtttttaaaagattattacgacttttcactttttaagttttgttgATGTTAAAATCTTAGAAGaaatcatcatcattatctttttttttctattatgagATATAAAATTATGCATGCACATGTATTACAATATTATTCTAtcttctaatatatttttagaattttaaaatatctcacTCATCTATTAAAACACTTATTCACGTGTAAAATAATATGATCATAcatatcaaacaaaaaatagagtaagttaatattcaaaaataaaaacatgcaaataatattatgtaaatACATATAATCACATCATTTCCATGCATACAGTAACATAAAAGTAATCATTCGTTACTAAATTttcatttgatttaaaaataatgcacataataaaaaatgagtGGTGacatatttgtaaataaatgaACAATATTTACATCTTATCCATAACAATTAAACTTAAAAGGatgtttttatttctaatcCTTGTAGATCCAATGTAAATTTACATCAAAGAAGGAGAACCCCGACGTATTACGCTGATCCTATAAGTGTTCCATGATTGTCATGTGCTAATGCGACAACTTTTGCTAATAGCTTTTTGTGTCATCTTACCTACTCCTATTAGAGATCTTATGTAATGTTTGAGTTTGTTCTTCAATGACATATGAAAGAAAGTTATTGACCCTTCAATAAtagaagatttgaaaaagaggCAATCACAAATTGTgtcaattgaaaatttattttctccGTCATTTTTTGATACAATGGTGCATTTGATAGCCCATTTAATAAGggaaattcaattatttggtCCGATTTATTTGAGATGGATGTACCCAATTGAGAGATACATGAAGATCCGAAAAGAATgtgaataattaatattattgatggAGGAGCTCCTTCCGAGCTATATTAGTCAAGCCAAGATGGAGGCCTCCAAGGGAGATGGTGGTGCACAAGCTATGGAAAAGGGTGGTGGCCAGAGCTGGACAAAATGAACTGAACTATTAAAAACTACaatgaactaaaaaatagttcgTCTGAGATTGAACTGAAAAGCACTTCAGACAAACTGAACtgaactactttttttttctaaaattgaactgaactgaactgcatTGAACTATAATATGAACTAAACTGAACTGCTATAAACTGAATTTTCGAacttcactatttttgaacaaaactgCACTACTTTTGAACTGAACAACACTAATTTTAAACTGAACTACACTAATTTTGAACcgaactacactatttttaacctaattgcactaattttgaaccGAACTAACAATTTTTGAATCGAACTGTactattttttaaccaaattgtACTAATTTTGAATCAACTACACTATTGTTGAAccaaattgtattattttttaactgaattgCAATGATTTTGAACCGAACTACAAGATCCTCAACCCCTTGATATTGATCATAACTTTTaaagatgacaataattttgatttcaaaCCACTTACCATGCtagattcaaatatataatcaatGAAGTAATTAACAAAATCCAACTTACTCATAGGGTCGATCACAACAACAATCAATAATCACATATTAATTCCATTAGGATTTCCCCAATATTTGTCACACTTACCCTTCATCTTCATTGCCATCAATCTTATGCTCACATCACTACTTTAAGAATATTGTCGAATCCTTTTACCAATTCCAAACACCTCCTTCATATACATATGACTAGTGACataagaagaacaaaaaaggCACATGGTAGAGTCATAAAACATCTTTAAGAATGGAAGAACATACCTTGCATATTCCCAATCCTCTTTT contains:
- the LOC114179563 gene encoding transcription factor HHO6-like isoform X2, with translation MGSVPPELSLDLRPSFVPKTITDFLRHLSSATDRLATLHDFLARLEDELRKIHAFKRELPISMLLLNDAISLLKTESQKCRPRDCPPVLEEFIPLKKERDQNEGNNYNHNDMDNECRDKKNWLSSVQLWNNSTTNNNASDRKQHHQQQLHKLENKKIEEGQSVGEDPFQSCSNRNGGRRAFMPFSRYSSSSSSVPVATAGLGAATKEEKEESVMNRLSLQTPSVKEGCGSRGSRSSSNRAVSSSPPTVHPSLRASSLQQTARKQRRCWSPELHRRFVNALQKLGGSQATPKQIRELMQVDGLTNDEVKSHLQKYRLHTRRVPAGSGNQPVVVLGGLWMSQDQYNDSSKVSSSGSGSPQSPLHLTAGSRGGTSPTEGDSMEDDEDARSESYSWKSHMHKPGKVDV
- the LOC114179563 gene encoding transcription factor HHO2-like isoform X1; its protein translation is MGSVPPELSLDLRPSFVPKTITDFLRHLSSATDRLATLHDFLARLEDELRKIHAFKRELPISMLLLNDAISLLKTESQKCRPRDCPPVLEEFIPLKKERDQNEGNNYNHNDMDNECRDKKNWLSSVQLWNNSTTNNNASDRKQHHQQQLHKLENKKIEEGQSVGEDPFQSCSNRNGGRRAFMPFSRYSSSSSSVPVATAGLGAATKEEKEESVMNRLSLQTPSVKEGCGSRGSRSSSNRAVSSSPPTVHPSLRASSLQQTARKQRRCWSPELHRRFVNALQKLGGSQAATPKQIRELMQVDGLTNDEVKSHLQKYRLHTRRVPAGSGNQPVVVLGGLWMSQDQYNDSSKVSSSGSGSPQSPLHLTAGSRGGTSPTEGDSMEDDEDARSESYSWKSHMHKPGKVDV